The following are encoded together in the Triticum dicoccoides isolate Atlit2015 ecotype Zavitan chromosome 6B, WEW_v2.0, whole genome shotgun sequence genome:
- the LOC119321020 gene encoding uncharacterized protein LOC119321020 produces the protein MQGNSTVLYPVDPERQTSGSYLSTLLPRQWKSEFRVRPWPPSNHHSPPPPPPAPTTVIDLGDDLLREIFLRLPSLPSLVRAALSCRTFLNAVRSSPVFRRSFRAAHPPPLLGFFFDPDGPAIPAFAPVRRRSDPDSAAAVRGADFFFTRLPDDDNASPGWLVCDCQGGHVLLCNRRTGQFAAYNPLTGALDLIPPTPNEFFDDGHGLTSHLDCFILASEEGDGPFRLVTICHDESRVRASVFSSDSREWRILPWSEAVEPLPEDEHWLKVGTMVNGSIYWIQANEAGLLVLNTATLQFSQMDLPPFLEGKTHLVWPGMAKDGRLCIVCPVDFGIHVWFWRADEKGFERWMLDKKFQLELKSIVEATGRSLEDVELHIVDTVDGFVYFSTGETFHNVHAPSWFLSLCMETAKLDKLFEKRCDSHVRPYIMAWPPSLVNNKLCPLLEGEGA, from the coding sequence ATGCAGGGAAACTCTACAGTTCTTTACCCAGTGGATCCAGAGAGACAGACTAGTGGGTCCTACCTGAGCACTCTCCTTCCGCGGCAGTGGAAGTCGGAATTCCGTGTAAGGCCATGGCCTCCGAGCAATCaccactcgccgccgccgccgccgcctgctcccACCACCGTAATCGATCTCGGCGACGATCTCCTCCGCGAAATCTTCCTCCGCCTCCCCTCCCTCCCGAGCCTCGTCCGTGCCGCCCTCAGCTGCCGCACCTTCCTCAACGCCGTCCGCTCGTCCCCCGTCTTCCGCCGCAGCTTCCGCGCGGCCCACCCACCCCCTCTCCTCGGCTTCTTCTTCGACCCCGACGGCCCCGCCATCCCTGCCTTCGCCCCCGTCCGCCGCCGCTCCGACCCTGACAGCGCAGCCGCCGTCCGCGGCGCCGATTTCTTCTTCACCCGCCTCCCCGACGACGACAACGCCTCCCCTGGGTGGCTCGTATGCGACTGCCAGGGAGGCCACGTGCTCCTCTGCAACAGAAGGACGGGACAGTTCGCCGCCTACAACCCCCTCACAGGGGCCCTGGATCTCATCCCTCCGACGCCCAACGAGTTCTTCGACGACGGCCACGGCCTTACCTCGCACCTCGATTGCTTCATCCTCGCCTCCGAAGAGGGCGACGGGCCGTTCCGCCTTGTCACTATCTGTCACGACGAGTCGCGGGTGCGCGCCTCCGTCTTCTCGTCAGATAGCAGGGAGTGGCGGATCCTCCCGTGGTCTGAGGCTGTGGAGCCACTGCCTGAAGACGAACACTGGCTTAAAGTTGGCACGATGGTGAATGGGTCCATCTATTGGATACAAGCAAATGAAGCCGGCTTGCTCGTGCTGAACACCGCAACGCTACAATTCTCTCAGATGGATCTGCCACCCTTCTTGGAAGGAAAAACTCACCTTGTGTGGCCTGGCATGGCCAAGGACGGGAGGCTTTGTATCGTTTGCCCAGTTGATTTTGGTATCCATGTTTGGTTCTGGCGAGCCGATGAGAAAGGCTTCGAGAGATGGATGCTAGACAAGAAGTTTCAGTTAGAGTTAAAGTCGATTGTTGAGGCCACTGGGCGTTCACTAGAAGATGTTGAGCTGCATATTGTGGATACTGTCGATGGGTTTGTGTACTTCTCTACCGGTGAAACGTTCCATAATGTTCACGCTCCTTCGTGGTTCCTGTCTTTGTGCATGGAGACGGCGAAGCTGGACAAGCTCTTTGAGAAGAGATGTGACAGCCATGTCCGGCCCTACATCATGGCATGGCCTCCCTCTTTGGTAAATAACAAGTTGTGCCCTCTACTTGAAGGAGAAGGTGCTTGA